From a region of the Streptomyces tirandamycinicus genome:
- a CDS encoding N-acetylmuramoyl-L-alanine amidase has protein sequence MFAALLLTLASAAPSATAEQAAPSGGLQRAFADAAAEYRVPQSVLLGVSYLQSRWDGHGGAPSVTGGYGPMHLTDAATALAEAPHHSHGAEDPRGDTARAPRTGQGDPPEERAALPARLRTLERAADLTGIPAERLRTDPAANIRGGAALLADAQRRLGRAAGGGAADWYGAVARFSGADDTATAAAYADDVFDVIRTGQSRTTDGGQRVSLRADAGVRPDRSAVARLGLRTADRTLTECPVTVACEWIPAPYEQFGAGDYGNHDKADRPASQSVEYIVIHDTEATWDTTLRLVQDPEYVSWHYSLRSSDGHVAQHLRLKDVGWHAGNWFVNAKSIGLEHEGFLVSPDAWYTEAMYRSSARLVRHLAGRYGVPLDRQHIIGHDNVPGTLPSTIPGMHTDPGPFWDWAHYFTLLGRPFVATAGPGAAAVTIRPDYDRHRPVYTGCVKPGDSCPPHGSGAVRLHTAPDASAPLVKDIGLRPGGGDSTTGVNDTGARASTGQRYAVAERRGDWTAVWYLGQKAWFHNPRTRPTAVGTRAVLVTPREGLAEVPVYGRAYPEASAYPPGVPVQAVTPLPYRLPAGQRYVTAGSTPGEYYRATTFDTSQHTVVRGEERYYEIQFGHRVAFVKASDVRVAER, from the coding sequence GTGTTCGCGGCGCTGCTGCTGACCCTGGCGTCCGCCGCCCCGTCCGCCACCGCGGAGCAGGCCGCGCCGTCCGGCGGGCTCCAGCGCGCCTTCGCGGACGCCGCCGCGGAGTACCGGGTGCCGCAGAGTGTGCTGCTCGGTGTCTCCTATCTGCAGTCACGCTGGGACGGGCACGGCGGTGCCCCGAGCGTCACCGGCGGCTACGGGCCGATGCATCTGACGGACGCCGCGACGGCCCTGGCCGAGGCTCCCCACCACTCGCACGGTGCCGAGGACCCCCGCGGCGACACGGCCCGGGCTCCCCGGACGGGCCAGGGCGACCCGCCCGAGGAGCGTGCCGCGCTTCCGGCCCGGTTGCGGACCCTGGAGCGTGCGGCGGACCTCACCGGCATCCCCGCCGAGCGGTTGCGCACCGACCCGGCCGCGAACATCCGGGGCGGCGCGGCGCTGCTCGCCGACGCCCAGCGGCGGTTGGGCCGGGCCGCGGGCGGCGGCGCGGCGGACTGGTACGGGGCGGTCGCCCGGTTCTCGGGCGCCGATGACACGGCGACCGCGGCGGCGTACGCGGACGACGTGTTCGACGTCATCCGCACGGGTCAGAGCCGGACCACGGACGGCGGTCAGCGGGTGTCGCTGCGGGCCGACGCGGGTGTGCGGCCCGACAGGTCGGCCGTGGCCCGGCTGGGTCTGCGCACCGCCGACCGCACGCTCACGGAGTGTCCGGTGACCGTGGCCTGCGAGTGGATCCCCGCCCCGTACGAGCAGTTCGGTGCGGGCGACTACGGCAACCACGACAAGGCGGACAGGCCCGCGTCGCAGTCGGTCGAGTACATCGTCATCCATGACACCGAGGCGACCTGGGACACCACCCTCAGGCTGGTCCAGGACCCGGAGTATGTGTCCTGGCACTACTCGCTGCGGTCCTCGGACGGGCATGTCGCCCAGCATCTGAGGCTGAAGGACGTCGGCTGGCACGCCGGCAACTGGTTCGTCAACGCCAAGTCGATCGGGCTGGAGCACGAGGGCTTCCTCGTCAGTCCCGACGCCTGGTACACGGAGGCGATGTACCGCAGTTCCGCCCGGCTGGTGCGCCATCTCGCCGGGCGGTACGGCGTCCCGCTGGACCGGCAGCACATCATCGGCCACGACAACGTCCCGGGTACGCTGCCGTCGACCATCCCCGGCATGCACACCGACCCGGGTCCGTTCTGGGACTGGGCGCACTACTTCACGCTGCTGGGGCGGCCGTTCGTCGCCACCGCCGGACCCGGCGCGGCCGCGGTGACGATCCGTCCCGACTACGACCGGCACCGGCCGGTGTACACGGGCTGTGTCAAGCCCGGCGACAGCTGCCCGCCGCACGGTTCGGGCGCGGTCCGGCTGCACACCGCCCCGGACGCGTCGGCGCCGCTGGTCAAGGACATCGGGCTGCGCCCGGGCGGCGGCGACTCGACGACGGGCGTCAACGACACCGGCGCGCGGGCCTCCACGGGGCAGCGGTACGCCGTCGCGGAGCGCCGCGGAGACTGGACGGCCGTGTGGTACCTGGGCCAGAAGGCCTGGTTCCACAATCCGCGTACCCGGCCGACCGCGGTGGGCACGCGGGCCGTGCTCGTCACCCCGCGCGAGGGGCTGGCGGAGGTTCCGGTGTACGGACGCGCCTATCCGGAGGCGTCGGCGTACCCGCCGGGTGTTCCGGTGCAGGCCGTGACGCCGCTGCCGTACAGGCTGCCCGCGGGGCAGAGGTATGTGACCGCCGGCAGCACGCCCGGCGAGTACTACCGGGCGACGACGTTCGACACGTCGCAGCACACGGTGGTGCGCGGCGAGGAGCGGTACTACGAGATCCAGTTCGGCCACCGGGTCGCCTTCGTGAAGGCGTCCGACGTGCGGGTGGCGGAGCGGTAG
- a CDS encoding universal stress protein: protein MARPITAGVDGSPESRAAVYWAAREAARRGLPLRLVHAWLWQPLDVPIVQDREAQARAAEGLLREAESEIGRRFPDVPVSAEVVADTAVAALLEEAERATMLVLGSRGHGAVVGFLVGSYGQQVIAAAACPVVAVRAPGEDQAAVPEPGGGDEVVVGQQGSPEDCDAVLGFAFGTAAAHGVGVRAVRAWSLPTLYTYSPSSMRLADEAGGLEPFERKALAEALKPWRERYPGVPVTEHVEIGSAGQVLLSATARARLLVVGRRAHRSPVGSRIGSVAHAALHHAPCPVAVVPPN, encoded by the coding sequence ATGGCCCGACCCATCACCGCAGGAGTGGACGGATCGCCGGAGAGCCGGGCGGCGGTGTACTGGGCGGCCCGCGAGGCGGCGCGCCGAGGGCTTCCGCTCCGCCTGGTGCACGCATGGCTGTGGCAGCCGCTCGATGTGCCGATCGTTCAGGACCGGGAGGCGCAGGCACGGGCGGCCGAGGGTCTGCTGCGTGAGGCGGAGTCGGAGATCGGCAGGCGGTTCCCGGACGTGCCGGTGTCCGCCGAGGTGGTTGCGGACACGGCGGTGGCGGCGCTTCTCGAAGAGGCCGAGCGCGCGACGATGCTGGTGCTGGGCTCCCGCGGGCACGGCGCGGTCGTCGGGTTCCTCGTCGGCTCCTACGGCCAGCAGGTGATCGCCGCCGCGGCCTGCCCCGTCGTCGCCGTACGGGCACCCGGGGAGGATCAGGCCGCGGTCCCCGAGCCCGGCGGGGGCGACGAGGTCGTGGTCGGGCAGCAGGGCTCGCCGGAGGACTGCGACGCCGTCCTCGGTTTCGCTTTCGGGACCGCTGCCGCACACGGGGTGGGAGTGCGCGCGGTGCGTGCGTGGAGCCTGCCGACCCTGTACACCTACAGCCCCTCCTCGATGAGGCTCGCGGACGAGGCCGGGGGCCTGGAGCCGTTCGAGAGGAAGGCGCTGGCGGAGGCGCTGAAGCCCTGGCGGGAGCGCTACCCCGGGGTGCCGGTGACGGAGCACGTCGAGATCGGCAGCGCGGGGCAGGTGCTGCTGTCCGCCACCGCCCGGGCGCGGCTGCTGGTGGTCGGACGGCGCGCGCACCGCTCCCCCGTCGGTTCGCGGATCGGATCCGTCGCCCATGCCGCGTTGCACCACGCGCCCTGCCCCGTGGCGGTCGTGCCGCCGAACTGA
- a CDS encoding terpene synthase family protein encodes MAQPFELPDFYVPHPARLNPHVDTAREHTRGWARRMGMLEGSGVWELEDLEAHDYALLCAYTHPDCSAETLSLVTDWYVWVFFFDDHFLEVYKRPRDIAGGSAYLDRLPAFMPPDPGQGVPEPTNQVEAGLADLWARTAPGMSAAWRARFAEATEHLLNESLWELRNIDRGRIANPVEYIEMRRKVGGAPWSAGLVEFAAGAEVPARVAGSRPMRVLRDAFSDAVHLRNDLFSYEREVGDEGENSNGVLVLEKFLGCSTQEAADAVNDLLTSRLQQFENTALTEVPALCAERGLDPAECAAVAAYAKGLQDWQSGGHEWHLRSSRYMNEGALAGPSMFEGVLGTSALDVRTLFGRPAAARLRSLTHVPHRETGPSLLPEFDCPFPLTLSPHHEEVRSLSIAWAERMGLLGDVWDEALLTGFDFALCSAGIDPDATAEELELSAEWLTWGTYGDDYYPLVFGRRRDLVGAKACTERLMACMPLDDPASGAAVAVSPMERSLADLWARTAGPMGPGARAGLRRAMDVMLESWLWELHNQAQHRVPDPVDYLEMRRCTFGSDLTMMLSRLRHEGELPPEIHETGAMRSLENSAADYACLMNDFFSYQKEIEVEGEVHNGLLVVQSFFGCDYRAAVAIVDDLMRSRLSQFLHVKEHELPLLHEQFSLDSRGRAALDAFVRELEDWLAGILNWHLKARRYGAEDVWSGAGSALRVDGPLALGMSAAKLAGLLRSRGGTGAGGPLPAVGAAAGTVRF; translated from the coding sequence ATGGCACAGCCCTTCGAACTGCCGGATTTCTACGTACCTCATCCGGCGCGCCTCAATCCCCATGTCGACACGGCTCGGGAGCACACCCGGGGATGGGCGCGCCGGATGGGGATGCTGGAGGGCTCGGGGGTCTGGGAGCTCGAGGATCTCGAGGCGCACGACTACGCCCTGCTGTGCGCCTACACCCATCCCGACTGCTCGGCGGAGACGCTCTCGCTGGTGACGGACTGGTACGTGTGGGTGTTCTTCTTCGACGACCATTTCCTGGAGGTCTACAAGCGCCCGCGTGACATCGCGGGAGGCAGTGCCTATCTCGACCGGTTGCCCGCGTTCATGCCGCCGGACCCGGGGCAGGGGGTGCCCGAACCGACCAACCAGGTGGAGGCGGGTCTCGCCGACCTGTGGGCGCGGACGGCACCCGGCATGTCCGCGGCCTGGCGTGCCCGTTTCGCCGAGGCCACGGAGCATCTGCTCAACGAGTCGCTGTGGGAGCTGCGCAACATCGACCGGGGCCGGATCGCCAACCCGGTCGAGTACATCGAGATGCGCCGCAAGGTCGGCGGGGCGCCGTGGTCGGCGGGGCTGGTGGAGTTCGCGGCGGGTGCGGAGGTCCCGGCGCGGGTCGCCGGTTCCCGGCCGATGCGGGTGCTGAGGGACGCGTTCTCCGACGCGGTGCATCTGCGCAACGACCTGTTCTCGTACGAGCGGGAGGTCGGCGACGAGGGCGAGAACAGCAACGGTGTGCTGGTGCTGGAGAAGTTCCTCGGCTGCTCCACCCAGGAGGCGGCGGATGCGGTCAACGACCTGCTGACGTCGCGGCTGCAGCAGTTCGAGAACACCGCGCTCACGGAGGTCCCGGCGCTCTGTGCGGAGCGCGGGCTGGATCCGGCGGAGTGCGCGGCGGTGGCCGCGTACGCCAAGGGCCTGCAGGACTGGCAGTCCGGCGGTCACGAGTGGCATCTGCGTTCCAGCCGCTATATGAACGAGGGCGCGCTGGCGGGGCCGTCGATGTTCGAGGGAGTGCTCGGGACGTCGGCCCTGGATGTGCGGACGCTGTTCGGCCGGCCGGCGGCGGCCCGCCTGCGGTCCCTGACGCATGTCCCGCACCGGGAGACGGGGCCGTCGCTGCTGCCCGAGTTCGACTGCCCGTTCCCGCTGACGCTCAGCCCGCACCACGAGGAGGTGCGGAGCCTGTCGATCGCCTGGGCGGAGCGGATGGGGTTGCTCGGGGACGTCTGGGACGAGGCGCTCCTCACCGGCTTCGACTTCGCGCTCTGCTCGGCGGGCATCGACCCGGACGCCACCGCCGAGGAGCTGGAGCTGAGCGCGGAGTGGCTGACGTGGGGCACCTACGGGGACGACTACTACCCGCTGGTGTTCGGCCGCCGCCGCGATCTCGTCGGCGCGAAGGCGTGTACGGAACGGCTGATGGCCTGTATGCCGCTCGACGACCCGGCGTCGGGTGCGGCGGTCGCGGTGAGTCCCATGGAGCGGTCGCTCGCGGACCTCTGGGCGCGGACGGCCGGGCCGATGGGACCCGGAGCGCGGGCGGGGCTGCGGCGTGCGATGGACGTGATGCTGGAGAGCTGGCTGTGGGAGCTGCACAACCAGGCCCAGCACCGGGTGCCCGACCCCGTGGACTATCTGGAGATGCGGCGCTGCACGTTCGGTTCGGACCTCACCATGATGCTGAGCCGGCTGCGGCACGAAGGGGAGCTGCCGCCGGAGATCCACGAGACGGGGGCGATGCGGAGCCTGGAGAACTCCGCTGCGGACTACGCGTGTCTGATGAACGACTTCTTCTCCTACCAGAAGGAGATCGAGGTCGAGGGGGAGGTGCACAACGGGCTGCTGGTGGTCCAGAGCTTCTTCGGTTGCGACTACCGTGCCGCCGTCGCGATCGTCGACGATCTGATGCGGTCGCGGTTGAGCCAGTTCCTCCATGTGAAGGAGCATGAACTGCCGCTGCTGCACGAGCAGTTCTCGCTGGACTCGCGGGGCAGGGCGGCACTGGACGCCTTTGTGCGGGAACTGGAGGACTGGCTCGCGGGCATCCTCAACTGGCACCTGAAGGCGCGCCGTTACGGCGCGGAGGACGTGTGGTCGGGCGCGGGATCGGCGCTGCGCGTCGACGGGCCCCTGGCGCTGGGGATGTCGGCGGCGAAGCTTGCCGGTCTGCTCCGGTCCCGTGGGGGAACGGGTGCCGGGGGACCACTCCCCGCCGTGGGCGCGGCGGCGGGCACCGTGCGGTTCTGA